A stretch of Eschrichtius robustus isolate mEscRob2 chromosome 6, mEscRob2.pri, whole genome shotgun sequence DNA encodes these proteins:
- the ICOSLG gene encoding ICOS ligand, with amino-acid sequence MRPRSPGLLLLLLCGLRAEIQEEEVRAMVGSDVWLSCIYPKGNSFDLNDLYVYWQISVPGKRNTNSVVTYYLSGNSSAGHGDNHYKGRARLSLDGMKQGNFSLHLHNVTPQDEQKFNCLVFRKSLELEKILEVTVTLNVAANYSMPVVSGPSQDEEFIFTCTSTNGYPRPNVYWINKTDNSLLDTTLQNSTVSLNARGLYNVVSVLRIGRSTVDVGCCIENVLLHQNLTSGQTETFTGTKDSITEDPVDDTQDAVNRPILSVLAVLVVAVAMAVATGWLCRSRCPYRSYAGAQAARPELELTGQFARREGDPWRNCRSTGSGELGTPLSLCPPFRTGATR; translated from the exons ATGCGGCCGAGGAG TCCTGGACTTCTCCTGCTGCTGCTCTGTGGCCTGCGAGCTG AGATTCAAGAAGAAGAAGTCAGAGCGATGGTGGGCAGTGATGTCTGGCTCAGCTGCATTTACCCTAAAGGAAACAGCTTCGATTTAAATGACCTTTATGTTTACTGGCAAATCAGCGTGCCGGGCAAACGGAACACCAACTCCGTGGTGACTTACTACCTCTCGGGAAACAGCTCTGCCGGCCACGGTGACAACCACTACAAAGGCCGGGCCCGGCTGTCCCTGGACGGCATGAAGCAGGGCAACTTCTCTCTGCACCTGCACAATGTCACCCCCCAGGACGAGCAGAAGTTCAACTGCCTGGTGTTTCGGAAATCCTTAGAATTAGAAAAGATTTTGGAAGTCACGGTCACGCTAAACGTGGCAG CAAACTACAGCATGCCAGTGGTCAGCGGCCCATCCCAGGACGAGGAGTTCATCTTCACGTGCACGTCCACGAATGGCTACCCGCGGCCCAACGTGTACTGGATCAACAAGACGGACAACAGCCTGCTGGACACCACCCTGCAGAACAGCACCGTGTCCCTAAACGCGCGGGGCCTGTACAACGTGGTCAGCGTCCTGCGCATCGGGCGGAGCACCGTCGACGTGGGCTGCTGCATCGAGAATGTGCTgcttcaccagaacctgaccagcGGCCAGACAG AAACGTTCACGGGAACCAAGGACAGCATTACAGAGGACCCAGTGGATGACACCCAAGATGCGGTGAACCGGCCCATTCTCAGTGTCCTTGCCGTGCTGGTCGTGGCCGTGGCCATGGCCGTGGCCACGGGCTGGCTGTGCAGGAGCAGATGTCCCTACAGAAGCTACGCAG GCGCCCAAGCTGCGAGGCCGGAGCTGGAGCTCACGGGTCAGTTTGCCAGGAGGGAAGGAGACCCGTGGAGGAACTGCAGGTCCACAGGCTCGGGCGAGCTGGGCACTCCACTCTCTCTGTGCCCGCCTTTCCGCACGGGTGCTACTCGATGA